A genomic window from Crocosphaera sp. UHCC 0190 includes:
- a CDS encoding cistern family PEP-CTERM protein, translated as MKNATSTLIGTSLLAAGLAIGMTSNASALTISNDSVTDITAADIGQSFTVKFNGNVATQDVAGLTSEATFTLVNFNNSGALFSIALTNTSSGGIGSRVSSLGFNTDPVLTGATSTGIFDIAVRNGAYPNGFGPIGVCFKAGGGTSNCQGGGGGGVPTGNTGNFTVALNFAPGALMPPSSLSLSNFGVRYQSITGTNLGNSGTGTGTPVPEPLTILGASAAVGFGGAFKRKLAQAKKKDKNA; from the coding sequence TCAAATGCCTCTGCACTTACTATATCTAATGATAGTGTTACTGATATTACAGCTGCCGATATCGGACAATCTTTCACGGTAAAATTTAACGGTAATGTTGCGACTCAAGATGTGGCAGGACTGACATCAGAAGCTACTTTTACCCTGGTTAATTTTAACAATAGTGGGGCACTCTTCAGTATTGCACTGACCAACACATCTTCGGGTGGAATTGGTTCAAGAGTATCCAGTCTAGGATTTAATACCGATCCTGTGCTAACAGGTGCTACCTCCACTGGTATTTTTGACATTGCTGTTCGTAATGGTGCTTATCCTAATGGATTCGGTCCAATTGGTGTTTGCTTCAAAGCTGGTGGAGGCACTAGCAACTGTCAAGGTGGCGGTGGTGGTGGTGTTCCTACTGGTAATACAGGTAACTTCACCGTTGCTCTTAACTTTGCACCAGGAGCCTTAATGCCCCCATCTTCCCTTTCATTATCTAACTTTGGTGTTCGTTACCAAAGCATTACTGGAACTAACCTTGGAAACAGTGGCACTGGGACTGGTACTCCCGTTCCCGAACCCCTTACCATACTTGGTGCAAGTGCTGCGGTTGGATTTGGTGGTGCCTTCAAGCGCAAATTAGCTCAAGCCAAAAAGAAGGACAAAAACGCTTAA